One Anser cygnoides isolate HZ-2024a breed goose chromosome 4, Taihu_goose_T2T_genome, whole genome shotgun sequence genomic region harbors:
- the LRRTM1 gene encoding leucine-rich repeat transmembrane neuronal protein 1: protein MDFLLIGLCLNWLLRKPPGLILCTLGIFSKMLPAVNSGCPQLCRCEGRLLYCESLNLTEMPRNLSGMMGLSLRYNSLSELHDGQFTGLMQLTWLYLDHNHICSVEGNAFQKLRRVKELTLSSNKITQLPNTTFRPMPNLRSVDLSYNNIQALEPDLFHGLRKLTTLHMRSNAIKFVPVRIFQDCRSLKFLDIGYNQLKSLARNSFAGLFKLTELHLEHNDLVKVNLAHFPRLISLHSLCLRRNKVTIVVNTLDWIWQLEKLDLSGNEIEYIEPHVFESVPHLKSLQLDSNRLTYIDSRILDSWKSLTSISLSANTWDCGRNVCALASWLSNFKGRYDSNLLCATPEYAQGEDVLDAVYAFHLCEDAADPTSVNTLSPVTNNSDQMFGYGLATATSNVPDADEEPTTYAITVTLPGESAENAVQIHKVVTGTMALIFSFLIVVLVLYVSWKCFPASIRQLRQCFVTQRRKQKQKQTMHQMAAMSAQEYYVDYKPNHIEGALVIINEYGSCSCHQQPARECEV from the coding sequence ATGGATTTCCTTCTTATCGGTCTCTGTTTAAACTGGCTGCTGAGGAAGCCCCCGGGGTTGATATTGTGTACGCTGGGTatcttttctaaaatgcttCCAGCCGTGAATAGTGGGTGTCCACAGCTATGTCGGTGTGAGGGCAGGCTTTTGTACTGTGAATCACTGAATCTCACAGAGATGCCTCGCAACCTGTCGGGCATGATGGGCTTGTCTCTGCGGTACAACAGCCTTTCAGAGCTGCATGACGGACAGTTCACAGGGTTAATGCAGCTCACGTGGCTCTATCTGGATCACAATCACATTTGCTCAGTGGAGGGGAATGCCTTTCAAAAATTGCGGCGAGTGAAAGAGCTCACCCTGAGTTCCAACAAAATAACCCAACTGCCCAACACCACGTTCCGACCCATGCCAAACTTGCGCAGTGTGGATTTATCGTACAACAACATCCAGGCGCTGGAGCCCGACCTGTTTCACGGGCTGAGAAAACTCACGACGTTGCACATGCGGTCGAACGCCATCAAGTTCGTGCCGGTGAGAATTTTTCAGGACTGTCGCAGCCTGAAGTTTCTAGACATAGGATACAATCAGTTAAAGAGCCTGGCTCGAAACTCTTTTGCAGGCTTGTTCAAGCTCACCGAGCTGCACCTCGAGCACAATGACTTGGTGAAGGTGAATTTAGCCCACTTTCCCAGGCTCATCTCCCTGCACTCGCTCTGCTTGCGGCGGAATAAAGTTACCATCGTCGTCAACACTTTGGACTGGATATGGCAACTGGAAAAGCTGGATCTCTCTGGCAACGAAATCGAGTACATCGAACCTCACGTCTTCGAAAGCGTGCCTCACCTCAAGTCCCTGCAGCTGGACTCCAACCGGCTGACCTACATCGACTCCCGCATCCTGGACTCCTGGAAGTCCCTCACTAGCATCAGCCTCTCCGCCAACACCTGGGACTGCGGCCGCAACGTCTGCGCCCTGGCCTCCTGGCTGAGCAACTTCAAGGGCCGCTACGACAGCAACCTGCTCTGTGCCACCCCCGAGTACGCGCAGGGCGAGGACGTGCTGGACGCCGTGTACGCTTTCCACTTATGCGAGGACGCGGCGGACCCCACGAGCGTCAACACCCTCTCCCCCGTGACCAACAACAGCGACCAAATGTTCGGCTACGGCTTGGCCACCGCCACGTCCAACGTGCCGGATGCCGACGAGGAGCCGACGACGTACGCCATCACCGTGACGCTGCCCGGCGAGAGCGCCGAGAACGCCGTGCAGATTCACAAGGTGGTGACGGGGACCATGGCGCTGATTTTCAGCTTCCTcattgtggttttagtgttgtACGTCTCCTGGAAGTGCTTTCCTGCCAGCATCAGGCAGCTAAGACAGTGCTTTGTGACACAGCGcaggaagcagaagcagaaacagaCCATGCATCAAATGGCTGCCATGTCAGCCCAGGAGTATTACGTTGATTACAAACCCAACCACATCGAGGGAGCCCTGGTGATCATTAACGAGTACGGATCTTGCTCCTGTCACCAGCAGCCAGCGAGGGAGTGCGAGGTGTGA